In Epilithonimonas zeae, a single window of DNA contains:
- a CDS encoding phenylacetate--CoA ligase family protein, protein MELYPIIEKSDSDSIKSFQEGKLRELLVYLENHSPYYQKLFKENNIDISRINFLEDLQKIPTTSKNDIQQNNDDFFCVPQSEIVDYSTTSGTLGDPVTFGLSDKDLERLAYNEAISFACAGIQKGDVVQMITTIDKRFMAGLAYFLGLRKMGTSVVRMGPGIPELQWDSIFRYKPKYLITVPSFLLKMIDYAEKHHIDYKNSSVYGAICIGEGLKNQDFTDNILSRKIKERWGIRLFSTYASTEMSTAFTECEFQVGGHHHPELIITEILDENENPVGEGESGELTITTLGVEALPLLRFKTGDLVKAYYEPCKCGRNTMRLSPVIGRKQQMIKYKGTTLYPPAMNDILNDFNNILCYQIVIQSDEIGLDEIIIKLSTNNEDESFVNEVRDHFRAKLRVSPKIEVVDFDVLSKNVYNPNSRKPINFIDLRP, encoded by the coding sequence TTGGAACTATACCCAATTATTGAAAAATCAGATTCAGATTCAATCAAAAGCTTTCAGGAAGGCAAATTGAGAGAACTTTTGGTTTACCTGGAAAATCATTCGCCCTATTACCAGAAACTTTTTAAAGAGAACAATATTGATATCAGTCGGATTAACTTTTTAGAAGATTTACAAAAAATTCCTACGACTTCTAAAAATGATATTCAACAAAATAATGATGATTTTTTCTGTGTTCCGCAAAGCGAGATTGTTGATTATAGTACGACCTCGGGAACTTTGGGTGATCCTGTAACTTTCGGACTTTCGGATAAAGATTTGGAGAGATTAGCTTATAATGAGGCAATTTCCTTTGCTTGTGCAGGAATTCAAAAAGGTGATGTTGTGCAAATGATTACGACCATTGATAAAAGATTTATGGCTGGTTTGGCTTATTTTCTTGGACTCAGAAAAATGGGCACAAGTGTCGTGAGAATGGGACCCGGAATTCCGGAATTGCAATGGGATTCGATTTTCAGATACAAGCCAAAATATCTGATAACCGTTCCATCTTTTCTTTTGAAAATGATAGATTACGCCGAGAAACATCATATTGATTATAAAAACTCCAGCGTTTACGGCGCAATTTGTATTGGAGAAGGACTCAAAAATCAGGATTTTACAGATAATATTTTGTCTCGAAAAATTAAGGAAAGATGGGGTATTCGGTTGTTTTCAACTTATGCTTCTACGGAAATGAGCACGGCTTTTACAGAATGTGAATTCCAAGTTGGCGGACATCATCATCCTGAATTGATTATCACGGAAATCCTTGATGAAAACGAAAATCCTGTGGGAGAAGGAGAGAGTGGAGAATTAACGATTACAACTTTGGGTGTTGAAGCGCTTCCATTGTTGAGATTCAAAACCGGAGATTTGGTAAAAGCGTATTACGAACCTTGCAAATGTGGACGAAATACAATGCGATTAAGTCCTGTTATAGGAAGGAAACAACAAATGATTAAGTACAAAGGAACGACACTTTATCCACCGGCGATGAATGATATTTTGAATGATTTTAATAATATTCTCTGCTATCAAATCGTTATTCAATCGGATGAAATTGGCTTGGACGAAATCATTATCAAACTAAGTACGAACAATGAAGACGAGAGTTTTGTAAATGAAGTCAGAGATCATTTCCGCGCAAAACTGAGAGTAAGTCCAAAAATTGAAGTTGTGGATTTTGATGTATTGTCGAAAAATGTTTATAATCCAAACAGCCGAAAACCAATTAATTTTATAGATTTACGACCATAA
- a CDS encoding NAD(P)/FAD-dependent oxidoreductase, producing the protein MSKEFVDVLVIGAGPSGCVSSAYLKNNNINVKVVEKTKFPRLVVGESLIPRVMDHFEEAGLFPALDKMGFEKKLGARFMRGDEVCIFDFSNKFGEGWDWTWQVPRADFDNTLAQEVINKGIDLEFETEVVGIEFNGTDSITTVKNRDGETKEIHAKFVIDSSGYGRVLPRLLDLEKPSKLSPHSAIFSHVDDINREEGVEGTLISFDIIETEVWLWVIPFSNGNTSLGIVGPTEYIESLIENGDATSALRKAISLSDYYVKRFGDVKFLFEPKHLKDYSCSVKSLFGDGFALTGNASEFLDPVFSSGMAFATESGMLAAKLALRQLNGETIDWQKEYSDYILYGVNVFTTYVKEWYTGNLQELFFHQPENPDVKRKICAVLAGYVWNKKNPFVRLHDSAVINLANYIKIEKLEQQ; encoded by the coding sequence ATGAGTAAAGAATTTGTTGATGTTCTCGTAATAGGCGCAGGACCTTCGGGTTGCGTTTCCTCTGCATATCTGAAAAATAACAACATCAACGTCAAAGTTGTTGAAAAAACAAAGTTCCCAAGACTGGTTGTTGGCGAGAGTTTGATTCCCCGCGTGATGGATCATTTTGAAGAAGCTGGATTGTTTCCGGCATTGGACAAAATGGGATTTGAGAAGAAATTGGGTGCTCGTTTTATGCGAGGTGATGAAGTTTGCATTTTCGATTTCAGCAACAAGTTTGGAGAAGGCTGGGATTGGACCTGGCAGGTTCCGAGAGCCGATTTTGACAATACATTAGCTCAGGAAGTTATTAATAAAGGAATCGATCTTGAATTTGAAACTGAAGTTGTTGGAATTGAATTTAACGGAACTGATTCTATTACAACAGTTAAGAACAGAGACGGAGAAACCAAGGAAATTCATGCTAAATTTGTTATTGATTCCAGTGGTTATGGACGGGTTTTACCGAGACTTTTAGATTTAGAAAAACCTTCGAAGTTATCTCCACACTCAGCTATATTTTCCCACGTTGATGATATTAATAGAGAAGAAGGTGTTGAAGGAACTTTGATTTCATTTGACATTATCGAAACCGAGGTCTGGCTTTGGGTAATTCCTTTCTCAAATGGCAATACAAGTTTGGGAATAGTTGGACCAACTGAATATATTGAAAGTTTAATCGAAAACGGAGACGCAACATCGGCCTTAAGAAAAGCGATTTCTCTTTCCGATTATTACGTCAAACGTTTTGGTGATGTTAAATTTCTATTTGAGCCGAAACATTTAAAAGATTATTCCTGTTCGGTAAAAAGTTTATTCGGAGACGGATTTGCTTTAACTGGAAATGCTTCGGAATTCCTGGATCCGGTTTTCTCATCCGGAATGGCTTTCGCTACAGAATCCGGAATGTTGGCTGCAAAATTGGCTTTAAGGCAACTGAACGGTGAAACCATCGACTGGCAAAAAGAATACTCAGATTATATTTTATATGGCGTGAACGTTTTCACAACCTACGTGAAAGAATGGTATACAGGAAATCTTCAGGAATTATTTTTTCATCAACCCGAAAATCCTGATGTGAAAAGGAAAATCTGTGCAGTTCTCGCAGGTTATGTTTGGAACAAAAAGAATCCGTTTGTGAGATTGCACGATTCTGCAGTGATTAATCTTGCAAATTACATCAAAATAGAAAAGTTAGAACAACAATAG